The Ancylothrix sp. D3o DNA segment CGGGCTAATCACCAGTAGCGCTAGTGCGGTTTGAATAATTTCTGCATGGAAAGCCAAACTAGAGCTAGAAATCGCCACGAATACAAAGCTGATTAATGAGACTAGGAGAATATCCCGCAATCATTTCAGGGAAGTTAGAGGCGAAATTCGAGATGTTCAAAATTACCTAATAAAAACCGATCTTGAACCACCCTTTCAAATTCGGAAATCGGAGTCTGGGGATTTTAGCGATTTTTCGTAGTTAACCGGCTTTACAGTGCCTTGGCCCTAATAATTGATTATGAAGTCAACCATCACACCTCTCAACATCACTCCAGCCGATATCCTACCAAACAAGGCCATTAAACCAGGCGATGTTATTGTGTTTTCGGGAGTTGATATCGTATCGAGGCTAATTCAATTTGTTACCCGCAGTCCTTATTCCCATGTCGCAATTGTCATTTCGGTGGAGAAAGGCCAAATTTTCATCGCTGAATCAACTTTATCTGGCTTGGATTATAAGCAGCAAAAGCTCGTTGAGGGCGTGCAGATAGCAGCGCTATCTAACAGAATTACCGGAGCATCTTCGATTGGATAAAAATTTCTTTTGCCTTTAAAAACACCGCTAACCGACGAACAACAAGTTAGAATTTCGTCATACGTCGAGGGGGGTCATACCAAAACATACGATTATCGCCAAGCCATTCGAGACGTCTCGCCGAACGTCCGAAGTCTTGCCGAAGGGTCGAGTCGCGGGCATTGATATATTTGATAGAATTATTGGGGAAACCAAACCATGTTCTTCTTCCTTCTTTTGCTCGGAATTTGTGGTATCGGCTCTACAACATATAGGGATTTTATCATAAGCTATAAATAGTGCAGAACAAACACCCAAAGATGTGATTTCATTTGATTGTTTTGAAGAATTAATACCGCTTAATTAAGTTAGGAGATAAACAAAAATGACTTCAACAATCCAATTCACACAATCTCGATTCACAATTGTAGAGAGAATATAGAAAAAGTCGGGATGGGGAATCGCCACGACTCAAAATGGACGCAGAGGGATTGTCAGACTACCGAAGTAGCAAAACCCTGTGAAGCGTCAAGAATCACCGCTCCTAAAGGACGGTGAGTATTTCAAGTAACGGTATGTGGCTGTGGCCGTTGTGCCGGTGAAATGAATTCCTAATACTGCTCCATCGCCATCAAACCAATGTCCCATCCTCTGATTATTTCTTTCCAGACGAGCAGGGCCATTTCGGTAGAGAGAACCCTGTAAACGGCGCGGAAGTTGACCGGCTACTAAGGGTAATATTGCCGGGCCAAATTCAGCGGCGCTCGGTCGTAGGGCTGTCGCCCATGTTGGGGCCGGTTGTGTTGCGGGTTTGGTGGACATATTCGTCATAAAAGTTGTTCGTAGTTGGCCTTTAGCCCTCTTCCATCTTAGAAAGCTTGCGCGATCACAACCAATCAAAAATGGTTCGTAGTAGGGCTTTAGCCCTCATACATCATAGAGCGCCGCCAATCAAAAATGGTTCGTAGTAGGGCTTTAGACCTCTTCAAGCTTAGATCCCTTGCCCTATGTCTAGGAATCAAAAATTGTAATCCAAGCAAGGTTTGCTACAATAACGGGGTTGTATTTGTAAATTTTAAGCGCGTCTTTGAGTCAATCCATAGAAATCTCAAAAATAGATACTCTGGCGCAAGAACTGGCAACGATCCAGCAAACCGGCTCAAAACGGATTGCGCTATTAGGTTCGCGTCATGTTCCCATTACCCACCAGCACCTCATTGAGATGATGAGTTACGCCCTGGTTTTATCAGGAAACCGTATCATCACTTCCGGCGCCACCGGCACAAATGCGGCTGCTATCCGAGGTGCCATGCGAGCCGATCCAAATATGCTGACGGTGATTTTACCCCAAAGTCTGGAACGCCAGCCAGCAGAATCACGCGAGCAGCTAGAACAGGTAATGCACTTAGTCGAAAATCCTGGCAATGATACGCTTTCTTTAGCAGAAGCGAGTGCTTTATGCAACCAAGAAATTGTCTCGCGTTGTCAGCAATTGATTTGTTTTGCATTCCACGACAGTCACACACTATTACACACTTGTCGGGAAGCTGAAGAACAGCGCCGTGTTGTGACTTTATTTTACTTTGATTGAAATTTTGTCATGGGTCATTGGTCATTGGTCATTGATCCCCCCCCACCCCCCTTAAAAAGGGGGGGGACTTTTGACAAATAACCAATGGCAACTAACCCCTTACCTATTTGTGAATCAATCATGCAATTGCCAGTCTCTGCTATTTTGTTATATGCCATTGCGGCGGCGGCTTTCTTGATTTATGCGCCGTTTATGGTTGTGGGTTTTGCTCGCGCTAAAGTGGGCTATGATGTCTCTGCACCCCGTGCCATGTTTGATAAATTACCGCCCTATGCTCAACGAGCAACGTGGGCACACCAAAACTCTTTTGAAACGTTTATGGTGTTTGCAGCGGCGGCTTTGATGGCTTATGTCACCGGCCAAAATTCAACAACTGCGGCT contains these protein-coding regions:
- a CDS encoding CHAP domain-containing protein — its product is MKSTITPLNITPADILPNKAIKPGDVIVFSGVDIVSRLIQFVTRSPYSHVAIVISVEKGQIFIAESTLSGLDYKQQKLVEGVQIAALSNRITGASSIG
- a CDS encoding carotenoid oxygenase family protein, producing the protein MTNMSTKPATQPAPTWATALRPSAAEFGPAILPLVAGQLPRRLQGSLYRNGPARLERNNQRMGHWFDGDGAVLGIHFTGTTATATYRYLKYSPSFRSGDS
- a CDS encoding DNA-processing protein DprA is translated as MSQSIEISKIDTLAQELATIQQTGSKRIALLGSRHVPITHQHLIEMMSYALVLSGNRIITSGATGTNAAAIRGAMRADPNMLTVILPQSLERQPAESREQLEQVMHLVENPGNDTLSLAEASALCNQEIVSRCQQLICFAFHDSHTLLHTCREAEEQRRVVTLFYFD
- a CDS encoding MAPEG family protein, producing the protein MQLPVSAILLYAIAAAAFLIYAPFMVVGFARAKVGYDVSAPRAMFDKLPPYAQRATWAHQNSFETFMVFAAAALMAYVTGQNSTTAAVAAIAFVVARVFFSVFYILDVPILRSLMFGIGTLSTATLFVLSLLSVTASGTL